The proteins below come from a single Leptolyngbya iicbica LK genomic window:
- a CDS encoding TRAP transporter small permease subunit, with the protein MQFLLRLSGWIDRISRWIGWFTIGLTLVMTAIGAYNAITRYLGQYLGVNLSSNRYIEIQWYLFSLIFLLGAAYVLQKNAHVRVDIFYGRLSTKQKAWVDLLGSLLLLLPFCAIVIFYSLPAVTNSWAVLEMSSDPAGLPRYPLKTVIPVAFAWLGVQGISEAIKNLAIITDTSLPNSTEEVAS; encoded by the coding sequence ATGCAGTTTTTACTGCGGCTATCAGGTTGGATTGACCGCATCAGCCGCTGGATCGGCTGGTTTACCATTGGTCTGACTTTAGTCATGACGGCGATCGGGGCGTACAACGCCATTACCCGCTATCTGGGCCAATATCTGGGAGTCAACCTCAGCTCTAACCGCTACATCGAGATTCAGTGGTATCTCTTTAGCCTAATTTTTTTGTTGGGTGCGGCCTATGTGCTGCAAAAAAATGCCCATGTGCGAGTCGATATTTTTTACGGTCGCCTATCCACCAAGCAAAAGGCGTGGGTCGATCTATTGGGCTCTTTGCTGCTGTTATTGCCCTTTTGTGCGATCGTCATTTTCTATTCCCTCCCTGCTGTCACCAACTCTTGGGCGGTGTTAGAAATGTCGTCTGACCCTGCTGGGTTACCTCGCTATCCCCTAAAAACAGTCATTCCCGTTGCGTTTGCATGGCTCGGGGTGCAAGGCATTTCAGAAGCCATTAAAAATCTCGCCATTATTACTGATACCTCTCTACCCAACTCGACTGAGGAGGTAGCGTCATGA
- the remA gene encoding extracellular matrix/biofilm regulator RemA has protein sequence MDIKLINIGFGNIVSANRVVGIVSPESAPIKRVIADARDRGQLVDATYGRRTRAVLIMDSGHVILSAIQPETVAQRFVVPKDGAP, from the coding sequence ATGGATATCAAGCTGATCAATATTGGATTTGGCAATATTGTCTCGGCCAACCGGGTGGTAGGCATTGTGAGCCCGGAATCAGCACCGATTAAGCGGGTCATTGCGGATGCTCGCGATCGCGGTCAGCTGGTGGATGCGACTTATGGTCGCCGCACCCGAGCCGTTCTGATTATGGATTCAGGGCACGTGATTTTGTCCGCCATTCAACCGGAGACGGTTGCCCAGCGGTTTGTCGTGCCTAAAGATGGCGCGCCTTAG
- a CDS encoding PEP-CTERM sorting domain-containing protein (PEP-CTERM proteins occur, often in large numbers, in the proteomes of bacteria that also encode an exosortase, a predicted intramembrane cysteine proteinase. The presence of a PEP-CTERM domain at a protein's C-terminus predicts cleavage within the sorting domain, followed by covalent anchoring to some some component of the (usually Gram-negative) cell surface. Many PEP-CTERM proteins exhibit an unusual sequence composition that includes large numbers of potential glycosylation sites. Expression of one such protein has been shown restore the ability of a bacterium to form floc, a type of biofilm.) encodes MNKHLSLLIGSSLLAVSAMTMFADSASAKGNGKGNQNKNETVEQSSTVAASCTLSAFSGVTSCEGPFSGNNSNQSLDGLFDINWESGSFVSGEIKVDNGSKGSTGGFSFKSAKDQDKQSGTWELDKSITDKYQYGMFVVKAGNSFSSYFWDGLSTTGVWDTLGVTPNNGGSPDLSHFSFYGFGQRVVEPPTPTIPEPATVIGLLAVGGGIVASRRKKAQSA; translated from the coding sequence ATGAACAAACACCTCTCATTATTAATTGGCTCTTCCTTGCTGGCTGTTAGTGCCATGACCATGTTTGCCGATAGTGCATCAGCTAAAGGTAACGGTAAGGGCAACCAGAACAAGAATGAAACCGTCGAGCAATCTAGCACTGTCGCAGCTAGCTGTACTCTCAGTGCGTTTAGTGGTGTAACCAGTTGCGAAGGTCCGTTCTCAGGTAACAACAGCAATCAGAGTCTTGACGGCTTGTTCGATATCAACTGGGAAAGTGGTTCCTTTGTTTCGGGTGAGATTAAAGTCGATAACGGTTCGAAAGGCTCAACAGGCGGGTTTAGTTTCAAAAGTGCCAAGGATCAGGACAAGCAATCTGGTACCTGGGAGCTCGATAAAAGCATCACTGACAAATATCAGTACGGCATGTTTGTCGTGAAGGCCGGTAACTCTTTCTCCTCATATTTTTGGGATGGACTTTCTACAACGGGGGTTTGGGATACTCTCGGAGTAACTCCTAACAACGGCGGTAGCCCCGATTTGTCCCATTTTTCGTTCTATGGGTTTGGTCAGCGAGTGGTTGAGCCCCCCACCCCCACCATTCCTGAGCCAGCCACGGTTATTGGCTTGCTCGCTGTGGGAGGAGGGATTGTGGCCTCCCGCCGCAAAAAGGCTCAATCAGCTTAA
- a CDS encoding TRAP transporter large permease, translating to MTDILGPLMFVGALMLIFTGYPVAFSLAGTGLLFAVIGGALGEFDWILFSALPNRIFGIMSNYVLLAIPFFILMGTVLQRSGLAEDLLETFGMLFGRLRGGLAIGVILVGTMLAAATGVVGATVVSMGMISLPIMLRYGYSPALSTGVIAASGTLGQVIPPSVVLIVLGDQLGVSVGNLFLGSLVPGLFLSGMYLLYVIAMAIFQPNSAPALPDEVLDISKAQLALRIFRVMLPPLALILIVLGSIFAGVATPTEAGAMGVIGALVLAALNRRLTLKTLIQALDSTVELTTMVIVLLLGATLFSLVFRGVGGDAAVEHLLTNLPGGVVSFLVFVNLLVFFLGFFLDYFEIVFIIVPLMAPIALNFGFDLVWFGVMLGVNLQTSFLTPPFGFSLFYLRGVAPPDIPTTSIYRGVVPFICIQVVGLLLLIVFPQIVTWASLG from the coding sequence ATGACGGATATCCTCGGCCCTTTAATGTTTGTGGGCGCGCTGATGCTCATTTTTACGGGCTATCCCGTGGCGTTTTCCTTGGCCGGTACTGGATTGCTGTTCGCGGTCATTGGCGGTGCCCTGGGCGAATTTGACTGGATTCTCTTCTCCGCCCTGCCGAATCGCATTTTCGGCATCATGAGCAACTATGTGTTGCTAGCGATTCCTTTCTTTATTTTGATGGGCACGGTGTTGCAGCGATCGGGCCTGGCTGAAGATTTACTCGAAACCTTCGGCATGTTATTCGGGCGGTTGCGGGGGGGACTCGCGATCGGGGTGATTCTCGTCGGTACCATGCTAGCGGCGGCGACGGGCGTGGTAGGGGCGACGGTGGTTTCCATGGGCATGATCTCGCTGCCCATCATGCTGCGCTACGGCTATAGCCCTGCCCTTTCCACGGGCGTGATTGCTGCGTCTGGCACCTTAGGGCAGGTGATTCCCCCTAGCGTGGTGCTCATTGTGCTTGGCGATCAGTTGGGCGTATCGGTGGGGAATTTATTTCTCGGTTCCCTGGTGCCAGGGTTATTTCTCTCGGGCATGTACTTGCTGTACGTCATTGCGATGGCGATTTTTCAGCCTAACAGTGCGCCCGCCCTGCCAGATGAAGTGCTTGACATTAGCAAAGCCCAACTGGCACTGCGGATTTTTCGGGTTATGCTGCCGCCCCTGGCACTCATTTTGATTGTGTTGGGCAGCATTTTTGCCGGGGTGGCCACACCGACAGAAGCGGGAGCTATGGGCGTCATTGGCGCGCTAGTGCTAGCCGCGCTCAACCGGCGATTGACTCTTAAAACCCTGATTCAGGCCCTCGATTCCACGGTGGAGTTAACCACGATGGTGATCGTACTGCTGTTGGGCGCGACGCTGTTTAGTCTGGTGTTTCGCGGAGTCGGGGGCGACGCGGCGGTAGAACATCTGTTGACGAATTTGCCCGGTGGCGTCGTCAGCTTCCTGGTGTTCGTCAACTTGCTGGTCTTCTTCCTCGGCTTCTTTCTCGATTATTTTGAAATCGTGTTCATCATCGTGCCGTTGATGGCCCCGATCGCGCTCAACTTTGGCTTCGATCTGGTGTGGTTTGGGGTCATGCTTGGGGTGAACTTGCAAACCTCCTTTCTGACTCCGCCTTTTGGTTTCTCGCTGTTTTATCTGCGGGGAGTCGCGCCACCCGATATTCCTACCACTAGCATTTATCGGGGGGTGGTGCCCTTTATTTGCATTCAGGTTGTGGGGCTGCTCTTACTCATTGTGTTTCCGCAAATTGTCACTTGGGCCAGCCTGGGTTGA
- a CDS encoding oxygenase MpaB family protein: MSDLHATLPITGSSSARDPVAICHRLAGYDFPWELNRSLEIAVLKTFCVPRIASLLRQTGEFELRPQKRYDDTSLILGNILKWGYDSPKGHAAIAQMNRIHQRFHIYNEDFLYVLSTLIYEPVRWNQLFGWRPFTETEKQALFEFWRVVGQRMGLEEIPATYETFHDFNRAYEAEHFQYHPDNRAVGDAVVKLMQGWLPAIAAPLIPNLIRTVADEPMQTALGWPAPPHWVKQAITWGLRLRQRLVRHLPRRQRSHFGVDQANRTYPEGYQMRQLGPETTAPSSSRCPFLRMRAVLKGEL, translated from the coding sequence ATGTCTGATTTACATGCCACTCTGCCGATCACAGGATCCTCATCGGCAAGGGACCCCGTCGCCATCTGCCATCGGTTAGCCGGATATGACTTTCCTTGGGAGCTCAACCGCTCGCTAGAGATTGCCGTTCTCAAGACCTTTTGTGTGCCCCGCATTGCCTCGCTGCTACGACAAACCGGCGAATTTGAATTGCGACCGCAAAAACGTTACGACGACACCAGCCTGATCTTAGGCAACATCCTGAAATGGGGCTATGACAGTCCCAAAGGGCACGCTGCGATCGCCCAAATGAATCGCATCCATCAACGCTTCCACATTTACAACGAAGACTTTCTCTACGTCTTGTCAACCTTGATTTATGAGCCCGTACGCTGGAATCAACTCTTTGGCTGGCGCCCCTTTACCGAGACGGAAAAGCAAGCCCTCTTTGAGTTTTGGCGCGTGGTCGGACAACGCATGGGCCTGGAAGAGATTCCCGCAACTTATGAAACGTTTCACGACTTTAACCGGGCGTATGAAGCCGAACATTTTCAATATCATCCCGATAACCGCGCCGTGGGAGATGCTGTCGTTAAATTAATGCAGGGCTGGCTGCCCGCGATCGCGGCCCCCCTAATTCCTAACCTCATCCGCACTGTTGCCGATGAACCCATGCAAACCGCTTTGGGGTGGCCAGCCCCGCCCCATTGGGTCAAGCAAGCCATTACGTGGGGATTACGGCTGCGCCAGCGTCTGGTACGCCATTTGCCCCGGCGGCAGCGCTCTCATTTCGGCGTTGATCAGGCCAACCGGACCTATCCCGAAGGCTATCAAATGCGCCAACTCGGGCCAGAGACAACGGCTCCCAGCAGCTCACGCTGTCCTTTTTTACGCATGCGGGCCGTGCTGAAGGGCGAACTTTAA
- a CDS encoding MATE family efflux transporter, whose translation MTPFLSRFGRLAIANIVSNLMVPLAGIIDTAFLGHLADVHHLGGVAIASVIFNLVYWSFGFLRMGTTGLTAQAFGRRDTAEMNLLLLRNGLLAVVLGLLIVVLQAPIREIGFWLLNAEPEVRLSGEAFFNARIWGAPAVLANYVLLGRFLGCGQGRRVVLLSVVGNGGNILLDYWFIRELGWESAGAGAATALSQGLMLGVGLCLLLREVAIAQFWQLRPHLWDKTALTAMLLLNRDIMIRTFSLLVSFALFTNWSSALGNEILAANTLLLQVVTLTSYFIDGLAFATESFAGQFYGAGEAAQLRTVLIWGLSSSVVLGMAIALTFSWFTQPLFRLMTQHQSVIDQVQALVWWLVPTLTLGAIAFLLDGYFLGLTQGHLLRNSTLLASGLGFLPLGLLARHWQSPAGLWLALACFMAVRAMTLGSQVPRSLTAAQSQVTDSDAAAL comes from the coding sequence ATGACTCCATTTTTGTCACGCTTTGGGCGACTGGCGATCGCCAACATTGTGTCGAACTTGATGGTGCCGTTAGCGGGCATTATCGACACGGCTTTTTTAGGCCACCTGGCAGATGTACATCACTTGGGCGGGGTGGCGATCGCCTCGGTGATTTTCAACCTGGTGTACTGGAGTTTTGGCTTTTTGCGGATGGGCACGACAGGGTTGACGGCCCAGGCCTTTGGTCGCCGCGACACCGCTGAGATGAATTTGCTGTTGCTGCGGAATGGTCTGCTGGCGGTAGTGCTGGGTCTGTTGATTGTGGTGCTACAAGCCCCCATCCGGGAAATCGGGTTTTGGTTACTCAATGCCGAACCAGAGGTGCGACTGTCGGGAGAAGCCTTTTTCAACGCGCGCATTTGGGGGGCTCCGGCAGTATTGGCTAATTACGTACTGTTAGGACGATTTTTGGGCTGCGGGCAGGGGCGGCGCGTGGTGCTGCTGTCAGTGGTGGGCAATGGCGGCAATATCCTGCTGGATTATTGGTTCATTCGCGAGTTGGGTTGGGAAAGTGCGGGAGCTGGAGCGGCCACGGCCCTCAGCCAGGGCTTGATGTTAGGGGTTGGGTTATGTCTGTTGTTGAGGGAGGTGGCGATCGCGCAATTCTGGCAATTGCGTCCCCACCTGTGGGACAAAACGGCTCTTACCGCGATGTTGCTCCTCAATCGCGACATTATGATCCGCACCTTTTCGCTGTTGGTGAGTTTTGCGCTGTTTACGAATTGGAGTTCGGCCCTGGGCAACGAAATTTTAGCGGCGAATACGTTGCTGCTACAGGTGGTGACGCTGACCTCCTATTTCATCGATGGGCTAGCATTTGCTACGGAGAGTTTTGCGGGGCAGTTTTATGGCGCGGGAGAAGCGGCCCAACTCCGCACCGTGTTGATTTGGGGGCTGAGCAGCAGCGTGGTGCTCGGGATGGCGATCGCCCTCACCTTTAGCTGGTTTACCCAGCCCTTATTTCGTCTAATGACCCAACATCAGAGCGTGATTGATCAGGTGCAGGCATTAGTGTGGTGGCTAGTACCGACGTTGACTTTGGGGGCGATCGCCTTTTTGTTAGACGGTTACTTTTTAGGACTGACCCAGGGACACCTGTTGCGCAACTCGACGCTGCTCGCCAGTGGACTAGGCTTTTTGCCCTTGGGGTTGCTGGCCCGACATTGGCAGAGTCCCGCTGGGTTATGGCTGGCGCTGGCCTGCTTTATGGCGGTGCGGGCCATGACTCTGGGGAGTCAAGTGCCTCGCAGTTTAACGGCAGCGCAAAGCCAGGTGACCGATTCTGATGCCGCCGCCCTGTGA
- the leuS gene encoding leucine--tRNA ligase produces the protein MADKYTPAAIEEKWQQVWAEQGLDKTDEDASKPKFYALSMFPYPSGNLHMGHVRNYTITDVIARVRRMQGYRVLHPMGWDAFGLPAENAAIDRGIHPAKWTYQNIDQMRAQLQQLGLSYDWDREVATCSPDYYKWTQWSFIQFLKAGLAYQKEAAVNWDPIDQTVLANEQVDSEGKSWRSGAKVERKLLKQWFLKITDYADELLQDLDKLPGWPERVRLMQENWIGKSTGAKVVFTTEQGDDLEVFTTRPDTLWGATFMVLSPEHPLVEKLTTAEQKEAIATYQAEAAAKSDIDRTDEGKEKSGVWTGSYAINPVNGAKIPIWIADYVLMGYGTGAIMAVPAHDQRDFEFARKFNLEVRVVVQPEGDTLDGATIAEAWPGEGVMVHSGPLDGIPAGKGEGQSVEQAIAWLEAEGKGSGQDNFRLRDWLISRQRYWGVPIPVIHCPSCGTVPVPDEQLPVELPENVEFSGRGASPLSQLGDWVNVPCPTCGEAAKRETDTMDTFIDSSWYFLRFTDANNDGAIFDSAKANDWMPVDQYVGGIEHAILHLLYSRFFTKVLRDRGLINIDEPFSRLLTQGMVQGLTYMNPNKGGKDKWVPSELVANPDDPRDPETGEPLQRLYATMSKSKGNGVAPSDVISQYGADTARMFILFKAPPEKDLEWDAADVEGQYRFLNRVWRLVTEFAESPAATKSVGAHDRTPLPENLSKAEKDVRRAIHIAIKEISEDIEGDYQFNTAVSELMKLSNALTDAKCKDSPVYAEGIHTLVKLIAPFAPHIADELWSQLGQTGSIHQQGWPILDESALVADEITLVIQIMGKTRGTIEVPADSDKAALEKYARESYIAQKYLDGKEIIKVIVVPGKLVNFVAK, from the coding sequence GTGGCGGATAAGTACACTCCCGCAGCGATCGAGGAAAAGTGGCAGCAGGTTTGGGCCGAGCAAGGGCTGGATAAGACGGACGAAGACGCCAGCAAGCCCAAATTCTATGCGCTGTCGATGTTTCCCTATCCTTCTGGCAACCTGCACATGGGCCACGTGCGCAACTATACGATCACCGATGTGATTGCGCGGGTACGGCGGATGCAGGGCTATCGCGTGTTGCACCCCATGGGCTGGGATGCGTTCGGGTTGCCTGCTGAGAACGCGGCCATCGATCGCGGCATTCATCCCGCCAAGTGGACATATCAGAATATTGACCAGATGCGGGCACAGCTCCAGCAGTTGGGCCTCTCCTACGATTGGGATCGCGAAGTCGCCACCTGTTCCCCCGACTATTACAAATGGACGCAGTGGAGCTTTATTCAGTTTTTAAAGGCTGGGTTGGCCTACCAAAAAGAAGCGGCGGTGAACTGGGATCCCATTGACCAGACCGTGCTCGCCAACGAACAGGTGGATAGTGAGGGGAAATCCTGGCGATCGGGCGCAAAGGTCGAGCGCAAGCTGCTGAAGCAGTGGTTTTTGAAAATCACCGACTACGCTGACGAACTTTTGCAAGATTTGGACAAACTCCCCGGTTGGCCGGAGCGGGTGCGCCTGATGCAGGAAAACTGGATCGGCAAATCCACTGGGGCCAAAGTTGTCTTCACCACGGAACAGGGCGATGACCTGGAAGTCTTCACCACCCGCCCGGATACGCTGTGGGGCGCGACGTTCATGGTGCTGTCACCGGAGCATCCCCTCGTCGAAAAATTGACCACGGCAGAGCAAAAGGAGGCGATCGCTACCTACCAAGCCGAAGCCGCCGCCAAAAGCGACATCGATCGCACCGACGAAGGCAAAGAAAAATCTGGCGTTTGGACCGGCAGCTACGCCATCAACCCGGTGAACGGGGCGAAAATCCCGATTTGGATTGCCGACTACGTGCTGATGGGCTACGGCACGGGGGCGATCATGGCGGTGCCTGCCCACGACCAACGAGACTTTGAGTTCGCCCGCAAGTTCAATCTGGAAGTGCGCGTTGTGGTGCAGCCCGAGGGCGATACTTTGGATGGCGCGACCATAGCTGAAGCCTGGCCGGGTGAAGGTGTGATGGTGCATTCTGGTCCCTTGGACGGCATCCCTGCGGGGAAAGGCGAGGGGCAGAGTGTCGAGCAGGCGATCGCCTGGTTAGAAGCAGAAGGCAAAGGTTCGGGCCAAGACAACTTCCGCCTGCGAGACTGGCTGATTTCCCGGCAGCGGTATTGGGGGGTACCGATTCCGGTCATCCACTGCCCCAGTTGCGGCACCGTGCCCGTCCCCGATGAGCAACTGCCCGTAGAGCTGCCGGAGAATGTGGAGTTCAGTGGTCGCGGCGCGTCACCGTTATCTCAACTCGGCGACTGGGTGAATGTGCCCTGTCCCACCTGTGGCGAGGCGGCCAAGCGGGAAACCGACACGATGGACACGTTCATCGACTCGTCGTGGTATTTTTTGCGGTTCACTGACGCCAACAATGACGGGGCGATTTTCGACTCGGCAAAGGCGAATGACTGGATGCCCGTCGATCAGTACGTGGGCGGCATTGAGCACGCCATTTTGCACTTGCTCTACTCGCGCTTTTTCACCAAGGTGTTGCGCGATCGCGGCCTCATCAACATCGACGAGCCCTTTAGCCGCTTGCTCACCCAGGGCATGGTGCAGGGCTTGACCTACATGAACCCCAACAAGGGCGGCAAAGATAAGTGGGTGCCCTCCGAGCTGGTGGCCAATCCCGATGATCCGCGTGATCCCGAAACGGGCGAGCCGCTGCAACGGCTCTACGCCACCATGTCGAAATCCAAAGGCAACGGCGTCGCCCCCAGTGACGTCATCAGCCAATATGGGGCCGACACTGCTCGCATGTTCATCCTCTTCAAAGCCCCGCCTGAGAAGGATTTGGAATGGGATGCCGCCGACGTGGAGGGGCAGTATCGCTTCCTGAATCGGGTGTGGCGACTGGTCACCGAGTTTGCCGAAAGTCCCGCTGCGACAAAATCTGTAGGGGCGCACGACCGTACGCCCCTACCGGAAAACCTGTCCAAAGCGGAAAAAGATGTACGCCGCGCCATTCACATCGCGATCAAGGAAATCAGCGAAGACATTGAGGGTGACTATCAGTTCAACACCGCCGTGTCGGAGCTGATGAAGCTCAGCAATGCCCTGACCGACGCCAAGTGCAAGGATTCGCCCGTTTACGCCGAGGGCATTCACACCCTGGTAAAGCTAATCGCTCCCTTTGCCCCCCATATCGCGGACGAGTTGTGGTCACAACTAGGCCAAACCGGGTCGATTCATCAGCAGGGCTGGCCGATCCTGGACGAGTCTGCATTGGTGGCCGATGAGATCACCCTGGTTATTCAAATCATGGGCAAAACGCGCGGCACTATCGAAGTCCCCGCCGACTCTGACAAAGCCGCGCTGGAAAAATACGCCCGCGAGTCCTACATCGCGCAGAAATATCTGGACGGTAAGGAAATCATCAAGGTGATCGTAGTGCCCGGTAAGCTAGTCAACTTTGTGGCGAAGTAG
- a CDS encoding SufE family protein: MSASSSARPASIEKLVQRFQKATDPKRRYEQLLWLAKKLEAFPEAEKTDANKVKGCVSQVYVIAALEDGKLHYLGESDAQITKGLVAFLIRGMNGLTPQEVIDLSPDFIKETQLDVSLTPSRANGFYNIFKMMQTKAAELNPEA; this comes from the coding sequence ATGTCTGCGTCTTCTTCTGCCCGCCCCGCCTCCATCGAAAAACTGGTTCAGCGGTTCCAAAAAGCCACTGATCCCAAACGGCGTTACGAACAGCTCCTCTGGTTAGCCAAAAAGCTAGAAGCATTCCCCGAGGCAGAGAAAACCGACGCCAACAAGGTGAAAGGCTGCGTCTCTCAGGTGTATGTCATTGCCGCTTTAGAAGACGGCAAGCTGCACTATCTGGGCGAATCTGACGCGCAGATTACAAAGGGCCTGGTCGCCTTTTTGATTCGTGGCATGAACGGTCTGACCCCTCAGGAAGTGATCGATTTGTCCCCCGACTTCATTAAAGAAACCCAGCTCGATGTGAGCTTGACGCCTTCTCGGGCCAACGGCTTTTACAACATTTTTAAAATGATGCAGACCAAAGCCGCCGAACTCAACCCCGAAGCGTAA
- a CDS encoding PAS domain-containing sensor histidine kinase: MVSFSGEAADPSIEALKAENEHLTAQVETLEQLLEVYEQETLDKSTRLETTLAELNEHTQRLSHAETTLATLRSMLNSMGDAVVVMDLAGKFLFLNAPAEALLGIRADQTSLQAWSTTWEIFLADQVTPCDLASFPLSRVIQGEALEATELFIKSSPSLPGNWFSVTARALTSAAGDREGGIAVFHNITPLKQGEIALRKSEARSREQAQQLQLALQDLQTMQSQLVQTEKMSSLGQLVAGIAHEINNPVNFISGNLDHAEQNMADLLALVALFQQYYPDPELAIQDYIDAIDLPFIATDLPKLMRSMKVGSERIQAIVASLRTFSRMDEADMKSVDIHSGIDSTLMILQNRLKAGANAAAIEVVCEYGQIPTVECYAGQLNQVFMNVLSNAIDALEGRRSLPTAEAVPPQITIQTILTPDQQVNIHIHDNGPGIPDTIRQQIFDPFFTTKPVGKGTGMGLSISYQIITEKHGGRFVCESIPQGGTTFTITIPLSQS, encoded by the coding sequence ATGGTGAGTTTTTCCGGGGAAGCAGCAGACCCTAGCATTGAGGCGCTCAAGGCCGAAAATGAGCACCTCACAGCTCAAGTTGAAACCCTTGAACAACTGCTGGAAGTCTATGAACAGGAGACGCTAGACAAATCGACTCGTCTGGAAACGACCCTGGCGGAGTTAAACGAGCATACCCAACGGCTCAGCCATGCCGAGACGACGCTGGCAACCCTACGCTCAATGCTCAACAGCATGGGCGATGCCGTGGTGGTGATGGATTTAGCGGGCAAGTTTTTGTTCTTAAATGCTCCTGCCGAAGCTTTATTAGGCATCCGGGCGGATCAGACTTCATTGCAAGCCTGGTCAACCACGTGGGAAATTTTTCTGGCTGACCAGGTGACACCTTGTGACTTAGCGTCGTTTCCCCTATCGCGCGTGATTCAAGGAGAAGCCCTGGAGGCGACGGAACTATTTATCAAGTCATCGCCCTCGCTACCGGGTAACTGGTTTAGTGTCACAGCCAGAGCGTTGACTTCGGCGGCGGGCGATCGCGAGGGCGGTATTGCGGTCTTTCACAACATCACCCCGCTGAAGCAGGGAGAAATCGCACTACGGAAATCGGAGGCGCGATCGCGCGAGCAAGCGCAGCAATTGCAGTTGGCTTTGCAAGACTTGCAAACTATGCAATCTCAGTTGGTGCAAACCGAAAAGATGTCGAGTTTGGGGCAGCTGGTGGCAGGCATTGCCCACGAAATCAACAATCCGGTCAACTTCATCTCGGGCAATTTAGACCACGCCGAGCAAAACATGGCCGATTTGCTGGCGTTGGTGGCACTGTTTCAGCAGTATTATCCCGACCCTGAGCTCGCGATTCAAGACTATATTGACGCGATCGATCTGCCGTTTATCGCGACGGACTTGCCCAAACTGATGCGGTCAATGAAGGTCGGTTCGGAACGCATTCAAGCAATCGTTGCATCTCTGCGCACGTTTTCGCGCATGGATGAGGCAGACATGAAGTCCGTCGATATTCACAGCGGCATCGATAGCACCTTAATGATTTTGCAAAATCGATTAAAAGCAGGTGCGAATGCTGCCGCCATTGAGGTGGTGTGTGAATACGGCCAAATTCCCACGGTGGAATGCTATGCCGGGCAGCTTAATCAGGTGTTTATGAATGTGTTGAGCAATGCGATCGATGCGCTGGAAGGACGGAGATCGCTCCCCACCGCTGAGGCTGTACCCCCTCAAATCACGATTCAAACCATCCTCACCCCTGACCAACAGGTCAACATCCACATCCATGACAATGGCCCCGGCATCCCTGACACCATTCGCCAGCAGATTTTTGACCCATTTTTTACCACTAAACCAGTCGGCAAAGGGACTGGCATGGGGCTGTCCATCAGCTATCAAATCATTACTGAAAAGCATGGTGGTCGATTTGTCTGTGAATCGATTCCCCAAGGGGGTACGACCTTCACCATTACGATTCCCCTCAGTCAGAGCTAA